One genomic window of Psychrobacillus sp. INOP01 includes the following:
- the guaB gene encoding IMP dehydrogenase codes for MWESKFQKEGLTFDDVLLVPAQSEVLPKDINLSVQLTSKIKLNIPMISAGMDTVTEAKMAISMARQGGLGIIHKNMSIEEQSEQVQTVKRSENGVITDPFFLTPSHQVYDAEHLMGKYRISGVPIVNNEEDLQLVGIITNRDLRFIQDYSLKIDDVMTKEQLVTASVGTTLEDAEKILQQYKIEKLPIVDENGMLKGLITIKDIEKVIEFPNAAKDHHGRLLVGAAVGVTTDTMLRVQKLVEAQVDVIVIDTAHGHSQGVINTVKEIRSAYPELDIVAGNVATGEATKALFEAGADVVKVGIGPGSICTTRVVAGVGVPQITAIYDCATEARKAGKTIIADGGIKYSGDIVKALAAGGHVVMLGSLLAGTTESPGETEIFQGRRFKTYRGMGSIAAMEKGSKDRYFQEDAKKLVPEGIEGRLPYKGPLSDTVHQLLGGVRAGMGYCGTGTLEDLRENAQFIRMTGAGLRESHPHDVQITKEAPNYSLS; via the coding sequence ATGTGGGAATCTAAATTTCAAAAAGAAGGCTTAACATTTGATGATGTTTTATTAGTTCCAGCTCAATCAGAAGTACTACCAAAGGATATCAATTTATCGGTGCAACTAACGTCTAAAATTAAATTAAATATCCCGATGATTAGTGCAGGTATGGATACGGTAACAGAAGCTAAAATGGCGATTTCAATGGCACGCCAAGGTGGGCTTGGAATTATTCACAAAAACATGAGTATTGAGGAACAATCCGAGCAAGTGCAAACAGTTAAACGTTCGGAAAATGGTGTTATTACGGATCCTTTCTTCTTAACTCCAAGTCATCAAGTATATGATGCTGAGCATTTGATGGGGAAATATAGAATCTCTGGTGTCCCTATTGTAAACAATGAAGAAGATTTACAATTAGTCGGCATTATCACTAACCGTGATTTACGCTTTATTCAGGATTACTCTTTAAAAATTGACGATGTAATGACAAAGGAACAATTGGTTACAGCTTCCGTAGGAACAACTCTCGAGGATGCTGAGAAAATCCTTCAACAATATAAAATTGAAAAATTACCTATCGTTGATGAAAATGGAATGCTAAAAGGCTTAATCACAATTAAGGATATTGAAAAAGTGATTGAATTCCCGAATGCTGCAAAAGATCATCACGGACGTTTGTTAGTAGGTGCTGCGGTAGGCGTTACAACAGATACGATGCTAAGAGTACAGAAACTTGTAGAAGCTCAAGTAGATGTAATTGTTATTGATACGGCACATGGTCATTCTCAAGGTGTTATAAATACAGTAAAAGAAATTCGTAGTGCATATCCAGAATTAGATATTGTTGCTGGAAATGTCGCTACTGGTGAAGCAACAAAGGCTTTATTTGAGGCAGGTGCCGATGTTGTCAAAGTTGGTATTGGACCTGGGTCTATTTGTACAACTCGTGTTGTAGCAGGTGTTGGGGTTCCTCAAATTACAGCTATATACGATTGTGCAACAGAAGCTCGCAAGGCTGGTAAAACAATTATTGCTGACGGTGGTATTAAGTATTCAGGTGATATCGTAAAAGCGTTAGCTGCTGGTGGACATGTAGTTATGTTAGGTAGCTTACTTGCAGGTACAACAGAAAGTCCCGGAGAGACAGAAATTTTCCAAGGTAGACGTTTTAAAACTTATCGTGGAATGGGATCTATTGCTGCTATGGAAAAAGGTTCAAAAGACCGTTATTTCCAAGAGGATGCAAAAAAACTAGTTCCAGAAGGTATTGAAGGTCGTCTTCCTTATAAAGGACCACTTTCTGATACTGTTCACCAATTACTAGGTGGTGTTCGTGCAGGAATGGGGTATTGTGGGACAGGTACACTTGAAGACCTACGAGAAAATGCACAGTTTATCCGTATGACTGGTGCAGGATTACGTGAAAGTCATCCACATGATGTTCAAATCACGAAAGAAGCTCCAAACTACTCTCTATCATAA
- a CDS encoding serine hydrolase, with translation MKKVWMTSMIKWLVLPMFLVSVVCGMPAATKAEESLNLNVDAAILIDAETGKILYEENSETALGIASMTKMMTEYLLFEAIEEGKVTWDQQYNVTEYTYKISQDRRLSNVPLREDGSYSIQELYEAMAIYSANAATIAIAETIAGTEDNFINLMNEKAAEMGLEGYKFVNSSGLNNGDLQGMHPASTNASDENVMPAKSVAILAYHLMNDFPEVLETTKIAKKTFRAGTSDAIEMSNWNWMLPGLVYEYEGVDGLKTGTTEFAGHSFTATAQKNGMRVISVVMKAVDANGKGSYKARFDATRALLDYGFSQFSKEEIVPAGYKIPEQETLKVEKGKADTVAIAVKDPISMVIKTNEKELYKPVFTASKETLEADIKKDTVVGKVHLEKSEGTDYGYIIDQAAETDVVTTEAVERASWFSLMFQGIGKFFGNLWNSTTDFIGGLF, from the coding sequence GTGAAGAAGGTTTGGATGACATCAATGATAAAATGGCTAGTACTTCCGATGTTTCTTGTGTCAGTAGTATGTGGTATGCCTGCTGCTACAAAAGCAGAGGAAAGCTTGAATTTAAATGTAGATGCAGCAATTTTAATTGATGCAGAAACAGGAAAAATCCTATATGAAGAGAATTCTGAGACAGCACTAGGTATAGCTAGTATGACGAAAATGATGACGGAGTATTTGTTATTTGAAGCAATAGAAGAAGGTAAAGTAACATGGGATCAACAATACAATGTTACTGAATATACATACAAAATCTCTCAAGATCGTCGTTTAAGTAATGTACCACTACGTGAGGATGGTAGCTATTCTATTCAAGAGCTTTATGAAGCGATGGCTATATACTCAGCAAATGCAGCTACTATTGCAATTGCAGAGACAATTGCAGGAACCGAAGATAATTTTATCAATCTAATGAACGAAAAAGCAGCCGAAATGGGATTAGAAGGATATAAGTTTGTCAATTCTTCAGGCCTAAACAATGGAGACTTACAAGGAATGCATCCAGCAAGTACTAATGCTTCTGATGAAAACGTAATGCCCGCTAAATCAGTAGCAATTCTTGCATATCATTTAATGAACGATTTTCCTGAAGTTTTAGAAACAACGAAGATTGCCAAAAAGACATTCCGTGCAGGAACTTCTGATGCAATAGAGATGAGTAACTGGAACTGGATGTTACCAGGTTTAGTATATGAATACGAAGGCGTAGATGGATTAAAAACTGGAACAACAGAATTTGCTGGGCATTCCTTTACTGCAACTGCTCAAAAGAACGGAATGCGTGTTATTTCTGTGGTAATGAAAGCAGTAGATGCGAATGGAAAAGGTTCATACAAAGCACGTTTTGATGCAACTAGAGCCTTATTAGATTATGGATTCTCCCAATTTTCTAAAGAAGAAATTGTTCCAGCAGGATATAAAATTCCAGAACAAGAGACATTAAAAGTAGAAAAAGGGAAAGCGGACACAGTAGCAATAGCTGTGAAGGATCCTATTTCTATGGTCATTAAGACAAATGAAAAAGAATTGTACAAGCCTGTATTTACGGCGAGCAAAGAGACGCTTGAAGCAGATATAAAGAAGGATACAGTTGTTGGTAAAGTTCACTTAGAGAAATCCGAAGGAACTGACTATGGCTATATAATTGATCAAGCAGCAGAAACGGACGTAGTAACTACTGAGGCCGTAGAACGTGCTAGCTGGTTTAGTTTAATGTTTCAAGGTATTGGTAAGTTTTTCGGAAACTTATGGAATAGCACAACAGACTTTATAGGTGGATTATTTTAA
- a CDS encoding PLP-dependent aminotransferase family protein yields MDFLMFQLVQESKTPLYEQLYRAIKEAIINGTIEEGIKLPSKRKLADYLAVSQTTIEFAYSQLVAEGFISSEPRRGYFVQNLEELAIIEQDTPTIMPEANDAYSFSIDLSPGKIDTDSFPFETWRKYAKDIVNEENKDLLQLGHPQGDYGLRQQISSYLFQSRGVKCTPEQIILGSGTEQIMPLIIHLLGDKAVYGFENPGYPLTHHLFFKDSRKSVPIPVDDDGVVVAKLEKSFANVMYVTPSHQFPTGAVLSATRRSQLLAWAYQQDNRYIIEDDYDSEFRYTGKPIPSLQGIDQNERVIYLSTFSKSLMPSLRIAYAVLPKSLLLQYKQRFSYYSATVPRMDQHILANFMEDGYFAKHLNRMRKIYKRKLEIITKTIMQYEPTITISGEQAGMHILLTIQTTKTEAELVTLAEQADIRIYGLQEYISSELEEKTLPKLVLGFGGLKVEEVASSIHQLMHALEITKTL; encoded by the coding sequence ATGGATTTTTTAATGTTTCAGCTAGTACAAGAATCAAAAACTCCACTATATGAACAACTATATCGTGCTATAAAAGAAGCAATTATAAACGGAACGATTGAAGAAGGTATTAAGCTTCCCTCTAAAAGAAAGCTGGCTGATTATTTAGCTGTCAGTCAAACGACTATTGAATTTGCCTATAGCCAGTTAGTTGCTGAAGGATTTATCTCCTCTGAACCTAGACGTGGATACTTCGTTCAAAATTTAGAAGAATTAGCTATCATTGAACAGGATACCCCCACCATAATGCCAGAAGCAAATGATGCATATTCCTTTTCTATTGATCTTTCTCCAGGAAAAATCGATACAGATTCATTTCCTTTTGAGACTTGGAGAAAATATGCGAAGGACATTGTAAATGAGGAAAACAAAGACCTTCTTCAGTTAGGCCATCCTCAAGGAGATTATGGGTTGAGACAGCAAATCTCTTCTTATTTGTTCCAATCTAGAGGAGTGAAATGTACGCCTGAACAAATTATTCTAGGCTCAGGTACTGAACAAATTATGCCACTCATCATTCATTTACTTGGAGATAAAGCAGTGTATGGATTTGAAAATCCTGGATATCCTCTTACGCATCATTTATTTTTTAAAGATAGTAGGAAATCTGTACCTATTCCAGTAGATGACGATGGGGTCGTAGTCGCTAAACTAGAAAAGTCTTTTGCTAATGTGATGTATGTAACTCCCTCCCACCAATTTCCGACTGGAGCAGTATTATCGGCAACTCGACGCAGCCAGTTACTTGCGTGGGCATACCAGCAGGATAATCGATATATTATTGAAGATGATTACGATAGCGAGTTTAGGTATACGGGCAAGCCTATTCCCTCCCTCCAAGGTATCGATCAAAATGAGCGGGTCATTTATTTAAGCACGTTTTCTAAATCACTAATGCCCTCTTTAAGAATAGCCTATGCAGTATTACCAAAATCACTTCTCTTACAATATAAACAACGATTTTCCTATTATTCCGCTACGGTTCCTCGAATGGATCAGCATATACTAGCAAACTTTATGGAAGATGGGTACTTTGCAAAACATTTAAATAGAATGAGAAAGATTTATAAACGAAAATTAGAAATTATTACGAAAACTATTATGCAATACGAGCCCACAATTACAATCTCTGGAGAACAGGCAGGTATGCATATATTGTTAACTATTCAAACAACTAAAACAGAGGCAGAATTAGTAACCCTTGCGGAACAAGCTGACATTCGGATATACGGTCTTCAGGAATATATTTCATCGGAATTAGAGGAAAAGACGCTTCCAAAGCTCGTATTAGGGTTTGGAGGATTAAAAGTAGAGGAGGTTGCTTCTTCCATTCATCAGTTAATGCATGCTTTAGAAATAACAAAAACACTGTAA
- the pdxS gene encoding pyridoxal 5'-phosphate synthase lyase subunit PdxS: MATNLTGTDRVKRGMAEMQKGGVIMDVINAEQAKIAEAAGAVAVMALERVPSDIRAAGGVARMADPRIMEEVMGAVTIPVMAKARIGHITEARILEAMGVDYIDESEVLTPADEEYHLRKSEFTVPFVCGCKDLGEAARRIGEGASMLRTKGEPGTGNIVEAVRHLRKVNSQVRKIVHMSEDELMTEAKILGAPYDVLLQIKHAGKLPVVNFAAGGVATPADAALMMELGADGVFVGSGIFKSERPEKFAKAIVEATTHFRDYKLLVEISKDLGIPMKGIEISRLSAGDRMQDRGW, encoded by the coding sequence ATGGCAACTAATTTAACAGGAACAGATCGAGTAAAAAGAGGAATGGCTGAAATGCAAAAGGGTGGCGTTATTATGGACGTTATTAATGCTGAGCAAGCAAAAATTGCCGAGGCAGCAGGTGCAGTTGCAGTTATGGCATTAGAACGGGTACCATCCGATATTCGTGCAGCAGGAGGAGTAGCTCGTATGGCGGACCCCCGCATTATGGAAGAGGTAATGGGGGCAGTAACAATTCCAGTGATGGCCAAAGCGCGTATTGGTCATATTACAGAAGCACGTATTTTAGAAGCAATGGGCGTTGACTATATTGATGAATCAGAAGTACTAACTCCAGCAGATGAAGAATATCATCTACGCAAAAGTGAATTTACAGTACCCTTTGTATGTGGATGTAAAGATCTTGGGGAAGCAGCACGTCGAATTGGAGAAGGAGCTTCGATGCTCCGTACCAAAGGAGAACCTGGAACAGGAAACATTGTAGAAGCAGTGCGTCATTTACGTAAAGTAAATTCACAGGTTCGTAAAATTGTACATATGAGCGAAGATGAACTAATGACGGAAGCCAAAATTTTGGGTGCACCGTATGATGTTTTATTACAAATTAAACATGCTGGTAAATTACCGGTTGTAAACTTCGCAGCAGGTGGAGTAGCGACTCCTGCAGATGCGGCTCTAATGATGGAGCTTGGAGCAGATGGTGTATTTGTAGGGTCTGGGATTTTCAAGTCAGAACGACCAGAGAAATTTGCTAAAGCCATTGTAGAAGCAACAACACATTTCCGAGATTATAAATTACTTGTAGAGATTTCAAAAGATTTAGGAATCCCGATGAAGGGAATCGAAATTTCTCGTTTATCTGCCGGAGATCGTATGCAAGATAGAGGGTGGTAA
- the pdxT gene encoding pyridoxal 5'-phosphate synthase glutaminase subunit PdxT: MVKIGVLALQGAVSEHICSIEASGAEALTVKSVEDLALVDGLILPGGESTAMRKLIDRFDMLEPLQKFALDGKPMYGTCAGLILLAKDLVGYDYSHLGALDATVERNSFGRQVDSFETDLYIEGVADGFPAVFIRAPHIVNVEGNVEILATYEDRIVMVRQGHLLGCSFHPELTDDHRITAYFVEMVKESLAKEVHV; encoded by the coding sequence ATGGTTAAAATAGGTGTTCTAGCTCTTCAAGGAGCAGTTAGTGAGCATATTTGCTCAATTGAAGCGAGTGGAGCAGAGGCTTTAACAGTAAAAAGTGTGGAAGACTTAGCGTTAGTGGATGGATTAATACTCCCTGGAGGAGAAAGTACAGCAATGCGAAAGCTGATTGATCGATTTGATATGTTAGAACCACTACAGAAGTTTGCATTAGATGGTAAACCGATGTATGGAACTTGTGCAGGATTAATCCTACTTGCTAAAGACCTAGTGGGGTATGATTATTCACATTTAGGTGCTCTGGATGCTACTGTAGAACGTAACTCTTTCGGGAGACAGGTGGATAGCTTTGAAACAGATTTATATATTGAAGGTGTTGCAGATGGTTTTCCAGCGGTATTTATACGAGCACCACATATTGTAAATGTAGAGGGAAATGTTGAAATACTGGCAACTTATGAGGATAGAATCGTGATGGTAAGACAAGGTCATTTGTTAGGATGCTCTTTTCATCCCGAGTTAACTGATGATCATCGGATTACGGCATATTTTGTAGAGATGGTAAAGGAAAGTCTTGCAAAAGAAGTTCACGTATAG
- the serS gene encoding serine--tRNA ligase yields the protein MLDVKFVRDNYETVKAKLAKRGEDISEFDQFQPLDQKRRELIAKTEVLKAERNEFSQKISLMKRNKENADDLIARMREVGDEIKALDDELRDVEEKFEYMMMRIPNVPHDSVPIGDSEDDNVEILKWGEVPSFDFETKAHWDIATDLKLVDFERAAKVTGSRFAFYRGLGARLERGLLNFMMDLHAEEHGYEEMLPPYLANRTSLTGTGQLPKFEEDAFLIGEEDYFLIPTAEVPVTNFYRDEILDGGELPQAFTAFSACFRSEAGSAGRDTRGLIRQHQFNKVELVRFVKPEDSYEQLELLTGHAEKVLQLLGLPYRKLHMCTADLGFTAAKKYDLEVWLPSYGEYKEISSCSNFEDFQARRAGIRFRREVGGKPEYVHTLNGSGLALGRTVAAILENYQQADGTVVVPEVLVPYMGGKTVIK from the coding sequence ATGTTAGATGTAAAATTTGTAAGAGATAATTATGAAACAGTAAAAGCAAAACTAGCTAAGCGTGGAGAAGATATTTCGGAGTTTGATCAATTCCAACCTTTAGACCAAAAGCGTCGAGAATTAATTGCGAAAACAGAAGTGTTGAAGGCTGAAAGAAATGAGTTTTCTCAAAAAATCTCTTTGATGAAACGAAATAAAGAAAATGCGGATGATCTTATTGCACGTATGCGTGAAGTAGGCGATGAAATAAAAGCATTAGATGATGAGTTACGTGACGTTGAAGAAAAGTTTGAATATATGATGATGCGTATCCCTAATGTTCCGCATGACAGTGTTCCAATCGGTGATTCTGAGGATGATAATGTAGAAATACTTAAATGGGGAGAAGTTCCTTCATTTGATTTTGAAACGAAAGCACATTGGGATATTGCTACAGATTTAAAATTGGTAGATTTTGAACGTGCTGCAAAAGTGACAGGAAGTCGTTTTGCGTTTTATCGTGGTCTAGGAGCTAGACTAGAACGTGGATTGTTAAACTTCATGATGGATTTACATGCAGAAGAGCATGGCTATGAAGAAATGCTGCCACCTTATTTAGCAAACCGTACAAGTTTAACAGGGACTGGACAGCTGCCAAAATTTGAAGAGGATGCGTTCCTAATTGGGGAAGAGGATTACTTCTTAATACCAACAGCAGAAGTACCCGTAACAAATTTTTATAGAGATGAGATATTAGATGGGGGAGAACTTCCGCAAGCATTCACTGCTTTTAGTGCATGTTTCCGTTCTGAAGCAGGCTCTGCAGGTCGCGATACTCGTGGATTAATACGTCAACATCAGTTTAACAAAGTAGAGTTAGTTCGCTTTGTGAAGCCTGAAGATTCTTATGAGCAGCTAGAACTTTTAACTGGTCATGCAGAGAAAGTATTACAACTGTTAGGCCTACCTTATCGTAAACTTCATATGTGTACTGCAGATCTAGGCTTTACAGCTGCGAAGAAATACGATTTAGAAGTTTGGTTACCAAGTTATGGTGAATATAAAGAAATTTCTTCTTGCAGTAACTTTGAGGATTTCCAAGCTAGACGTGCAGGAATTCGTTTCCGTCGTGAAGTTGGAGGGAAACCTGAGTACGTGCATACTTTAAATGGTAGTGGATTAGCACTGGGACGCACAGTGGCGGCTATTTTAGAAAATTACCAACAAGCAGATGGAACAGTAGTAGTTCCAGAAGTTCTTGTTCCTTACATGGGTGGAAAAACAGTTATAAAGTAA
- the tadA gene encoding tRNA adenosine(34) deaminase TadA, which yields MDEYYMNLAIEEAKKAAAIGEVPIGAVIVHNDKVIATGYNLRETTLNATTHAELLAIQEACKTLNNWRLEETTLYVTLEPCPMCAGAILQSRIPRVVYGARDAKAGCVDSLYRLLNDDRFNHCCEVTEGVLAEECGNILTQFFRNLREQKKNQKRCL from the coding sequence ATGGATGAATATTATATGAATTTAGCTATAGAAGAAGCAAAAAAAGCAGCTGCCATTGGTGAAGTTCCAATAGGTGCAGTAATAGTACATAATGATAAAGTTATTGCTACTGGTTACAACTTAAGGGAAACAACCCTAAATGCCACTACACATGCAGAACTACTTGCTATTCAAGAGGCATGTAAAACATTAAATAATTGGAGACTAGAAGAAACAACTCTATATGTTACCTTAGAGCCATGCCCGATGTGCGCAGGAGCCATTTTACAGTCCCGTATTCCTCGAGTAGTGTACGGAGCAAGAGATGCCAAAGCAGGCTGTGTCGATTCCCTTTACCGACTATTGAATGATGATAGATTTAATCACTGCTGTGAAGTAACAGAAGGTGTTTTAGCAGAAGAATGCGGCAATATACTCACGCAGTTTTTTCGTAATCTTCGTGAACAAAAGAAGAACCAGAAACGATGTTTGTAG
- a CDS encoding glycosyl hydrolase family 18 protein, which translates to MIHIVKQGDSLYAIAKRSGTTMESIVSINEIPDPDVLVVGQALVLPSTPSPNRPTIETNLYVEWYTEIPSERVLEQVEKVASNLTYMMPFSYEVLRDGSLTEMNWGTLSEIAKEHQVETVIVLANIENYAFNSSLAHTIFTDEVVKMNLFEQAVAEAEKRGTNHIHIDFEYMDAGDRENYVNFIKEFKEFAKGYVISVTLPPKTSADQPGRWYEAFDYKGIGEVADFVVIMTYEWGYSGGPPMAVSPIGPVRRVLEYAKTEILPSKIMMGQNLYGYDWNLPYKVGNPIAKALSPQQAIQLAKDRNAAIEYDQNAQAPFFHYWQDGIEHEVWFEDARSIQAKFKLLKELQLLGIAYWHSGFDFPQNWYLLHEMFQVKKK; encoded by the coding sequence TTGATCCATATTGTTAAACAGGGAGATAGTTTATATGCAATCGCCAAACGGTCCGGAACAACAATGGAAAGTATTGTCTCTATAAATGAAATTCCTGATCCTGATGTATTAGTAGTAGGGCAGGCACTAGTACTACCATCGACCCCAAGTCCAAATAGACCTACCATTGAAACGAATTTATATGTTGAATGGTATACAGAAATACCCTCGGAACGTGTGCTAGAGCAAGTAGAGAAGGTTGCCTCAAACTTAACTTATATGATGCCTTTTTCGTATGAAGTGCTGCGAGATGGATCATTAACGGAAATGAATTGGGGTACCTTAAGTGAAATTGCTAAAGAGCATCAAGTAGAAACAGTTATTGTGCTAGCAAACATTGAGAATTATGCGTTTAATAGTTCCCTAGCTCATACTATTTTCACGGATGAAGTAGTAAAGATGAACTTGTTTGAACAAGCGGTGGCAGAGGCAGAAAAAAGAGGGACAAATCATATTCATATAGATTTTGAGTATATGGATGCTGGTGACAGAGAAAATTATGTGAACTTTATAAAGGAATTTAAAGAATTTGCAAAAGGGTATGTTATATCCGTAACACTACCTCCTAAAACAAGTGCTGATCAACCAGGGAGATGGTATGAAGCTTTTGATTATAAGGGGATAGGTGAAGTAGCAGATTTTGTTGTTATTATGACTTATGAATGGGGATATAGTGGGGGGCCACCGATGGCAGTTTCACCAATCGGACCTGTTCGCAGAGTATTGGAATATGCAAAAACAGAAATACTTCCAAGTAAAATTATGATGGGGCAGAATTTGTATGGATACGATTGGAATTTACCATATAAAGTAGGAAACCCAATTGCTAAAGCACTAAGTCCACAGCAGGCCATTCAACTAGCAAAGGATCGAAATGCCGCAATCGAATACGATCAAAATGCACAGGCTCCTTTCTTTCATTATTGGCAGGATGGTATCGAACATGAGGTATGGTTTGAAGATGCACGATCTATTCAAGCTAAGTTCAAACTCCTAAAAGAACTACAATTACTAGGAATTGCATATTGGCACAGTGGTTTTGATTTTCCACAAAATTGGTATTTACTTCACGAAATGTTCCAAGTAAAGAAAAAATAG
- a CDS encoding deoxynucleoside kinase — protein sequence MSIPFITVEGPIGVGKTSLAKAIATKYQFELLKEIVDENPFLNKFYEDIAEWSFQTEMFFLCNRYKQLSDIEKKYLSNERPVVADYHIFKNLIFAKRTLSEVEYEKYESIYQILTKDMPVPNMVIYIDASIDILLGRIDKRGRDFEKKISSDYLKQLSADYRMFIDNFEKKHPEVPILRFNGDEIDFVQNGQDLQIILEKVEATLHKRSY from the coding sequence ATGTCCATTCCATTTATAACGGTAGAAGGCCCAATAGGGGTTGGGAAGACTTCCTTGGCCAAGGCTATTGCGACCAAATACCAATTTGAATTATTAAAAGAGATTGTGGATGAAAATCCTTTTTTAAATAAGTTTTATGAGGACATTGCAGAATGGAGTTTCCAAACAGAGATGTTTTTTCTGTGTAATCGTTATAAACAATTAAGTGATATAGAGAAAAAATATTTATCGAATGAAAGACCAGTTGTTGCAGATTATCATATTTTCAAAAATCTAATTTTTGCGAAACGGACGTTGAGTGAAGTAGAGTATGAAAAGTATGAATCGATTTATCAAATTTTGACTAAAGATATGCCAGTTCCTAATATGGTCATATATATAGATGCAAGTATAGATATACTTCTCGGGCGAATTGATAAACGTGGAAGAGATTTTGAAAAAAAAATTAGCTCTGATTATTTGAAGCAGCTCTCAGCTGACTATCGCATGTTTATCGATAACTTCGAAAAAAAACATCCAGAAGTACCCATTCTTCGATTTAATGGAGATGAGATAGATTTTGTTCAAAATGGACAAGACCTACAAATAATACTAGAAAAAGTAGAGGCAACATTACATAAAAGGAGTTATTAA
- a CDS encoding deoxynucleoside kinase, producing the protein MSLREKYGIPSNAVITIAGTVGVGKSTMTKALAEALHFKTSFEKVDTNPYLDRFYEDFSKWSFHLQIYFLAERFKEQKRMFEYGGGFIQDRSIYEDTGIFAQMHKEKGTMDPVDHETYTSLFEAMVMTPYFPHPNLLIYLEGSMDDIIDRIHDRGRPMEQQTPISYWEEMHGRYEKWIDAFNGCPVLRLNINDYDILANPDDVEAILERIGHFMEQTAIIRK; encoded by the coding sequence ATGAGTTTAAGAGAGAAGTATGGTATACCTTCTAATGCAGTTATTACGATTGCAGGAACTGTTGGAGTAGGTAAATCAACAATGACTAAAGCATTAGCAGAAGCGTTACATTTTAAAACGTCTTTTGAAAAAGTGGATACAAACCCTTATTTAGATCGTTTCTACGAGGACTTTTCTAAATGGAGCTTTCATTTACAAATTTACTTTTTAGCGGAGCGATTTAAAGAGCAAAAAAGAATGTTTGAGTATGGTGGTGGATTTATCCAAGACCGTTCTATTTACGAGGATACAGGAATATTTGCGCAAATGCATAAGGAAAAAGGTACGATGGATCCAGTAGATCATGAAACGTATACGAGTTTATTTGAAGCAATGGTAATGACACCATATTTTCCACATCCAAACTTACTTATTTATTTAGAAGGATCAATGGATGACATTATTGATCGAATTCATGATAGAGGTCGACCAATGGAGCAGCAAACACCTATCTCTTATTGGGAGGAAATGCATGGGCGTTATGAGAAATGGATTGACGCATTTAATGGTTGCCCAGTACTTCGTTTAAATATTAATGATTACGATATTTTGGCAAATCCAGATGATGTGGAAGCAATCTTAGAACGTATTGGTCATTTCATGGAGCAAACTGCTATTATTCGTAAATAA